In a single window of the Thunnus albacares chromosome 1, fThuAlb1.1, whole genome shotgun sequence genome:
- the spg21 gene encoding maspardin — protein sequence MEEIKVSPDYNWFRSTVPLKRIIVDDDDSKVWSLYDAGPKSIRCPIIFLPPVSGTAEVFFQQVLALTGWGYRVISLQYPVYWDLMEFCDGFRKLLDHLQLDKVHLFGASLGGFLAQKFAEYTHKSPRVHSLILCNSFSDTSIFNQTWTANSFWLMPAFMLKKIVLGNFAKGPVDPKMADAIDFMVDRLETLNQSELASRLTLNCQNSYVEPHKIKEVAVTIIDVFDQSALSLEAKEEMYKLYPNARRAHLKTGGNFPYLCRSAEVNLYIQIHLRQFHGTRYAAINPAMVSAEELEVQESHLSKNHDSDDEQ from the exons ATGGAGGAGATTAAAGTGTCTCCTGACTATAACTGGTTCAGAAGCACAGTGCCGCTGAAAAGA ATTATTGTTGATGACGACGACAGCAAAGTGTGGTCGTTGTACGATGCAGGCCCGAAGAGCATCAGGTGTCCCATCATCTTCCTTCCTCCAGTCAGTGGAACCGCAGAGGTTTTCTTCCAGCAGGTGCTGGCTCTGACTGGCTGGGGCTATAGAGTCATCTCG CTGCAGTATCCGGTGTACTGGGATCTCATGGAGTTCTGTGACGGCTTCAGGAAGCTTCTCGATCACTTGCAGCTGGATAAA GTTCATCTTTTCGGCGCATCCTTGGGCGGATTCTTGGCCCAGAAGTTTgcagaatacacacacaagtccCCCAGGGTGCACTCGCTGATACTGTGTAATTCATTCAGCGACACGTCCATCTTTAACCAGACGTGGACGGCAAACAG TTTTTGGTTGATGCCAGCTTTCATGTTGAAGAAGATCGTTCTGGGGAACTTTGCTAAAGGACCTGTGGACCCTAAAATGGCCGACGCAATTGACTTCATGGTTGATAGG TTGGAGACTCTAAACCAAAGTGAGCTAGCCTCCCGGCTAACGCTGAACTGTCAGAACTCTTATGTGGAACCCCACAAAATAAAAGAGGTTGCTGTGACCATTATAGAC GTGTTTGATCAGAGTGCGCTCTCACTGGAGGCCAAGGAGGAGATGTATAAACTGTATCCAAACGCCAGACGAGCTCATCTGAAAACAGGTGGAAACTTTCCTTACCTGTGCCGGAGTGCAGAAGTCAACCTTTACATACAA ATTCATTTGCGTCAGTTTCACGGGACACGCTACGCTGCCATCAACCCTGCCATGGTGAGCGCTGAAGAGCTGGAGGTCCAGGAGAGCCACCTGAGCAAAAACCACGACTCTGATGACGAGCAGTGA